From the Eschrichtius robustus isolate mEscRob2 chromosome 3, mEscRob2.pri, whole genome shotgun sequence genome, the window GCACTGCCACTGAGAAGTTTGAAGGTTGCAAAGGTGAAGGGGGGGGAGGGCCAAGGAGGAGGGGCCAATCAACAAAACTGTGAGAACTGTTTAAATAGCTCTGCTAGAGCAGGACCAGGAGAGAAGGTTCTACAAGAGGTGCAGAAGTAAAACTGGAATTCTCAGAGCTACGGGGCTGGGGCCCATGCCTCTAAAGTCACCCTGCCGTCTGGAGAGGACAAGGGAGAAGACAGAAGGGATGACAAGCCGCAGAGGGTCGGAACCAAACGCTGGCATCGAGGGacgggagaggcaggagggacgggagaggcaggaggcacggGCCGAGGGATTAGGACAGCTGAGAGCCCAGGAGTCTCTCGATAGCTGCGTTGATGTCCCCTCCTGTGGCGATCAGGGCCTGCAGGTTGGCCTCACGATTGATGAAGCCCATGGAGTTGAGCTGCTCCAGCTGCTGCTGAAACCTCACTTCTGGCGTCTGCACCTGGAGGGGACAGGCCTTTTGAAGCGGGCACAGGACCAACCCCAGGGGGCCTATCTGATTCTGAGCATTTATAATGGTGAGAAGAAGACATCCTCAGAGTCAACCAATGGGGCAGGGGTCGGTGAGCTGCAAACAGAGGCCAAGGAGCCGGCGTCCCAAGTCACTAAACAACTGTGTCATCATAAGGCAGGGGGCATCTTTCTTAAGATTTCGAAGTAATAGGTAGGCCTAGATCAGCCAATATTCCCAACTGCTTTCCATCAACACTCTGGAGATGTTAACAGGCAATCCAAAAGCCAAATGTTCTGTGGTTGATAAATACCACCTCCAAACCCCCTCCTTCCTGGCAGTCATCACACACACGGCCATATTAAAGGTCAGAGAAGGGCCCCAGGAAAGCAAGAACCTGTTAATTGTGTTTAACCAATCAACAAACACGCTTATTTACGAAAGAGAAGGCTTTTCATTTTTGACACTCCTATAAACATCTCCTGGAAATGTTTTCCCCAAGGCATGTTTAGGAGGCACTAGCCTAGATCATGAACAGAAGACTCAGAGCTGGAAGGAGTCCAGCAATCACAGAGGCCCCCAACATGCAGTACAAGAGCCGTTTCCAATGCTCTGTGCTGTTTTTCATCACGGTCCACACAATTTAAGCTGGACTGGGCCTTGGGGATCCCTTCATCCAGCCCCCTCAGTGCCTTGCACAGAGCTGGGCACACTTATATTCCTGTTGAAAGGCTTTCCCCAGATGAGTCACAGAGGCCATAGAAGGGTTAAGGGGCTCATCCCtgctcctcccccaaaccccaggcCTTGACTATGTGGCCCAGGGCTCTGGTCACCtcacctcccagaatcctcctctcTTGTCTCAGAGAGGGAGGCTACTTTAATTACCAAAAGGGTCCTCTGATATAAGCAGAAATGGTGTAACAGTAGTTAAAGTGTAAATTCTGGAGCCAGCATGCCTCAGTTTGAATTTTAGCTCCATTACTTTCTAGATATGTGACTCTGAGCAAGCcaattaacctctctgggctttagtTTTCCCCTTTTGTAACACAGAAATTATAATAATAGCTTCCTGGCAAGGCTGTTGTGGAGAATAAAGTAAATGAGCTCTTATACATAAGGCACATAGACCAGTACCCAGCTGACCCAGTAAGCACCATTACTAGTCTCATCTCTATTTCACAGCTGTGGAAACTAAACTTACGGAAGAtcggtaacttgcccaaggctagAAAGTAGCAGACCAGGAACTAAAGCCAGGTCTGGCTGACTCCGAAGTCTGCTCTGCTGTCTCCATTCTACTGCCACCCTTAACACTGCAGGGTCCCAGCACCAGCCCCGCTGCCCCATGTACCTGTGAGTTTCCACTTCCAGCCAAAAGCTGGATCAtctgctgcatgagctgctgctGAGCACTGGAGGCCcctgttggagaggatgtggctgGCGGGGCTGGCAAGGAGGTGGGGGCCTCAGGCGCAGACCCAGCGTTGCTGCCTGCAGAGGAGGCTGGGGTCCGGGACATCCCAAAAGAGCCAAGGCTGCAGGCAGGAGAGACCAAGAGGTGGGAGATGGCCTCTGAGAAAGGGATGGCAATGTGAGAGCCAGAAGGAAAAGCAGTTGGAAGGAACAGGAAAACACACCCTCAGAGACACAAGGGCTGCTCAGAGAGTGGCAGAGAAAGGGGTTGAGGGGGAGGAGTGGCCAGAACCTtgctgcccacctgccaccaACTCTCACCTGGGTACCAGTCCAGGGGCCTCGGTCTGCAAGGTCTGCAGTCCCTGCTGGATCTGCAGCAGCGCCTGCATGGCTCGGGGATTGGTAAGAATGGAGAGTGACTCCGGGTTCTGCATCTGGTGGGAAACAGCAGAGAAAGACAACAGGAGGTGCCAGGAGACAGGAGGCAGCCTAGACCCTGAGTCCAGAGCCAAGCGTGGCCCCTCCTTTAAATTCCACACACTGGGCCTCGCGGTCCACCCCGGCCCTCAACCTCCGCCCATCTAGGCTCCTCACTCACCTGCTGCAGGAAGACTGGGAGCTGCAGGCGGAGCTGCTCCTGCAGCTGGGGGTTCCCCGCGAAGAGCGGCACGTTCACCATCATCTGCCAGGGTGAAGGCAGTAGGGGAGGCCTGGGCCTACCCACCCCCAGAATGCCCCCACGGCCTCATCTCCCTTGGCACCCCCTCCATTGCAGGAAATCTGGCCAGCTTTTCCAAGGCTCTCAAAGTATCCTGAAGGCCTAAGTGGGACAGTGAGAGGAAATGGAACTATACTCTGGACGAGGACGAGTCAGGAGCCGGTCTGACGAGGATGATGATAGCTAACATTTCCGAGTACGTAGGGCTTACTACGTGCCATGCCATGTTCTAAACACTTTATGGTATTAACTCAACCCTCACAACTCTCTGAGGCAGGAACTATTgttattaccattttacagatgaggaaactgcggttaaataacttgcttggctcacacagctaggaagtggcggAGCTCAATAcagaaacccaggcagtctggctccagagtgttTTGATCATCACAAGCAACAGCCCCCAGTACACTCCACTCATGCCAGTTCCATACCTGAGCAGCAAAGTCGGGGTTCTGGGCAAGCGTTTGCATCATGCTGCGCATGTAGGGGGCTGAGATCACATTCTGCATCAGCTGGGGGTTCTCAGAGATCTGCTGGAGGAGAGCCTGCATTTCCGGGCTGTTGAACATCCCTAggacaagaaggaaaaaacaagagaaaaggggTCCAGATGGAAACCAGATGCCTCACTTCAATCTACATTACTTCAGGCACTGAGTGGTTACAAAACTCAGAAAGGCAATGGTAAAATGGGCACCCAAGTACTGGGGCGTGGGTCCAAGTCTCTCTTGACTCCGAGGTCATCTCGCCCGGCTTTGTCCTGGCCCCTTCCCCAACTACTCTGCTAAGGACAAGCCAGTAGCAAACTAGGTCTGATTCATGCCCCTCTGGACTGTTCCTGCCCCAGGTCAGATGTCAGAGTTGGAAAGGATGTGACTAAAGATCATCCAGTtcaatggttttcaaacttgTCTTAGCAGCAGAGACCCTTTCCTCAAACCAGATCTCACTTAGAAACCAAGTATGTCAGTGGTCTGGTTGGAGCTGGGGCAGGAGGCCTGGAGCCTTTCGCTTTTGGTCTTCCCTCATCCTGGAGATGGGCCAGAGCCCTCAAGACTCAGAAGTACAATTTTAAAACCATGGATCAGGTTCAAGTACCTTATTTATGAAATAAGCACATAGAGGGGAAGGGACTTTCCCAATCAAGATGCTCCCCAGGGTACAGAGAAATCAGAGCATCTACCACACATCCCTAGAGCCATATGTATCGTCATAGTCCAGACAAATGGGGCATCTCCCAGGGTTGTGCAGTGCATAACCTGAACTTCTGTACAAGGCAGCTCTGCacatccctctcccccagcccacaTCTACCTGCCCCCTGATTCCTCTCCCACACCCCATTCCCAGTCTGACCCGTTTACTCTGGATAGTACCAGCAGTGTTGAAAGAGCTTAGGAAGTGGGGCCTCGTTTACTCATGAGCCTTTACTTAGGTCACTCCTAGGGACATCAGGACAGGGCCAGAACCAACCCTTACCCTGAGGGGCCGAGCCACTACTCCAGGCTACAGAGCCCCCTCTGTGGCTTCAATACAGTCTCACCTCTGTCTTCAATATTCTGGAGCAGTGTGAACCCCATTCAGTCCTGGGGCAGAGGGACTGCCCTGGTGACCCCACTAAGCTCCTTCCACCCTAGGACATACCTGACCCCAGGCTAGCCGCATTGATCCCAAAGGGGTTCGAGACTGTCGGGTGCACCTGGCTGGTCCCCGATCCTCCGGTGCCCTCCCCACCGGACCCGGgggcctgggaggtggggggcgAGGGGCTCCAGGGGTTAGGGAGGGGCTCTCGATTCTCAGTCCGCAGAGGCTGGGAGGATGAGCTGTCGGAGTTCCCggccagggaagagaaggggttgTTGCCAAACTGGGAGGAGGGAAAGGTTTTGGGTTAAGGACTGAAACAAATCAGGGATAAGGGCTAGGCCCTTTCTTTATTCTCACCTAAtagcctccccttccccaggaaagggagagagatctAAAACCTTGGAGGTCCTCAGGTCAATTTCTAGCCCCACAATGGGCAACTTCACCCTCATCCTGCAGGGTGGGAGCTGCCTGATGCTGATGACTGGATAACTGAACCCCTCAGATAACTGGAAACGCCACATCTCCCCTGGTGGCTCTAAATATTTGGTATCTAATCTCCTCTGTGCTCTATAGTATCAATACTTTACACACACCTTTCCCATTGTGTAGTGAgatatttgttttccttagcTCTTAAGGGGCAGAGACAATGTCAGATTCACCTTTGCACCCCTGGCCCCTGAcactagtaggtgctcaataggtAATTATTGGCTTGATGGGAGCTGGCTCTCTACTTCGACCCCGATCTGCCTCTAGCTCTCCCTTTTCCAGCCACCTTGGTCTAAGACTAACTCCACCgaaccctctccctcacccccaggtCCCCCACGTGGCATTCTGTCCATCCAGGCACACCAAAATGGAGCCCCTTAGTGGGTACACCTCTGGCTAAGCACACCTCCCTAGGTCTTCTCCTCCTTCTGTTGCTTCTCCATGtaatctcctccttcccctccctccccacagcctaTCTCCTCAGACTGGCTGCTTCAGCTAAACAGTCCCCATCAGCACCAGGCCCCCAACTATGTTATCCAGGATCGTCTCAGGGTCTGCACCCCACCATATGGTGGGCTGCCCACGGCAGCACCCACATGTCCTCCCTCTGGACACGCCAACACCCACGCAGGAGGTACCTGAGCAgcctcagcccctccccaccaTGGAGTTTCGTGTCCAGTCACTTTTCCTGTTTATTTGAAGGGGGTCATGGGGACCAGGGCTGACCAAGGACTCTCCTGCTCTGAGCTGTGGTTCCTTCACCCTACCAGATGCCTGTTCAGATAACAGGGCTTGCAGGCCAGGGTTCATGCACCAGTTTCAGTCTTTGTCAACGTTTCAGATTTCCTGTTCAGGTAACTTGCCTAGCACCCAAACCCACCTAGTTCTGGGTCCTGCTTTGCTCTTCCCCATACACCCTAAGGCCTGAATTTCTTTCCCTGAACTCCCAAAAGTGAtaatagctgccatttattgagcacctactatgtgcctgaccCATTTATTCTAATGTTTACAATATCCCTCTAATACaccagttctcaaagtgtggtcctaggACCCCTGCAAggtttaaaaaccatttttataatcctaagatgttatttgcctttttcactctcattctctcataAGTATTCAGTGGAGTTTTCCAAAGGCTATGTAACATGTGACATTGCAACggactgaatgcagaagcagatataagaatccagctgtcttgTAGTAAGCCAGACATTCAAGAGATCTGCAAAAAAGTCAAACAAGGCCATTCTTTCCTCTAaagttttgttttggaaaatagttatttttcaaaagaatatgCTAAATGTTAATGTATAAtggatttattgttatttttaaatgagttaataaataaatttttttttacttctcagttttaatttcagatacAGTGAATATCAATAGGCCtaacccacaaaaacaaaagcttttggGGTCCTCtataatttttaagtgtataaaggGGTtcagaggggaattccctggcggtctagtggttaggactccgagcttccactgcagggggctcgggttcaatccctggttggggaactaagacccccgcattccacacggtgtggccaaaaaaaaaaaaaaaatttttttttaagttaaacaaaaaataaataaaggggtcCAGAGACCAAAATGATTGAGAATACTGCTATAACACATTgtctccattttgcaaatgaggaagtgAAGACTCAGGGAGGTTAAGCAACTCACTTAAGATCACACCACTGAAGTATGATGGAGCAGGTATTTGAATCCAGGTTTGTTGATGCCAAACGTTATGTTCTTTTAGCTGAACCAGTGGTTCACACACCTTAGAGTACATCAGAATTAGCTGGGTGCTTGTTATAAAGCCTTGCTCAactacttgaatttttttttaaccaggtaCATACATTACtttgatatacatttttaaattaaatacttaaataaaataaaacttaaaataaattaatttctttaaaaactcaCAGTTGATCCCTGTAGCACTTTCTAAAATTTGAAAGAGCAATGCCAAGAATAACCAAGATGATGGTGAAGAATAAgctggaaggggggaggggaggttcaCCCTACCTGATGCCCAGACTTAATTAAGACAATGTGGCATCATTGTAGGGACAGGGTCAACAAGGCACACTCATCTGTGGAGACTTGGTGTAGGGCAGAGATGGCATGAACAAGGAATCCGTTGGGATAGCACGGGCCACTCAGGATATGGTGCTTTTTCCTTTCCACAAGGAAGAAGGAATGTGAGGCCCCACCCTCCCACTTGGGCACTGGTTGGGGATGGCGGGGCGTTCAGTCTGTGAAAGTCCATCCAGCTGTATGCTTATGATATGTGCACCTTTCTGCAACTGTATTATtcttcaataaaacatttttagatgttttctaaaaaacaagtttaaaattttatgaacAGCATGATACCACTTCTATAAGGTTGAAAATATGCAAAACGAGGCCACAGATTGTTTATGGATTCATACATAGGTAATAAAAGAATCGAAATGACAAACACCAACTTCAGGGTGGTAGTTAGCTccggagagggaaagagaggtaTAAGATGGGGGAGGGGTATGTGAAGGCTGCAATTCTATGTGTAATATCTTATTTGCTAATGTTTAGTACGTCTAGGAAAACATACAAAATACTAACAACATTTGttaactctggggtggaaaagagGTGGCTGGGGGATGGAAATAGCAGGATCCCTTGTGTATACTTTTGTTGAGCTTGTATACCTTTCTATACTTTTTAAATACCGTTTTGTTTACTTTGTGTAACTTTTGAGTTTTGAAACAGGTAAATGTATAATGTATTTAGTGTaagctaaactttaaaaaaagaacccaaaaaGGCACTGAAACTATATATGGCAACATTTTAGGGCCACAAGGGTACAAGAGAATGCTATACTTTCTGTATATTTGGAAAGAATTCTTAAAGCCTTTTTTAACGTGCGTATTCCCAGGACTTGATTCCAGAGATTGATTCAATAAATAGCTCAAAGGTGGGGACCAGGAAT encodes:
- the UBQLN4 gene encoding ubiquilin-4 isoform X1 → MAEPSGAETRPPIRVTVKTPKDKEEIVICDRASVKEFKEEISRRFKAQQDQLVLIFAGKILKDGDTLNQHGIKDGLTVHLVIKTPQKVQDPATATASSPSTPDPASAPSTTPASPATSAQPSTSGSATSDTGSGSRRSSGGGTSPGTGEGPPSATASILSGFGGILGLGSLGLGSANFMELQQQMQRQLMSNPEMLSQIMENPLVQDMMSNPDLMRHMIMANPQMQQLMERNPEISHMLNNPELMRQTMELARNPAMMQEMMRNQDRALSNLESIPGGYNALRRMYTDIQEPMFSAAREQFGNNPFSSLAGNSDSSSSQPLRTENREPLPNPWSPSPPTSQAPGSGGEGTGGSGTSQVHPTVSNPFGINAASLGSGMFNSPEMQALLQQISENPQLMQNVISAPYMRSMMQTLAQNPDFAAQMMVNVPLFAGNPQLQEQLRLQLPVFLQQMQNPESLSILTNPRAMQALLQIQQGLQTLQTEAPGLVPSLGSFGMSRTPASSAGSNAGSAPEAPTSLPAPPATSSPTGASSAQQQLMQQMIQLLAGSGNSQVQTPEVRFQQQLEQLNSMGFINREANLQALIATGGDINAAIERLLGSQLS